Below is a window of Comamonadaceae bacterium M7527 DNA.
GCATGTTGCCAGCGTCCATGGCACCGTCAGCCTTGCCCGCCCCCACCATGGTGTGTATTTCGTCTATAAACAAAATAATGCGGCCATCGTCAGCAGCTACTTCCTTGAGCACGGTTTTGAGTCGCTCTTCAAATTCGCCACGGTATTTGGCACCTGCCAGCAAGCCAGCCATATCCAGCGCCAATACGCGCTTGTCTTTCAGTGTGTCTGGCACCTCGCCAGCCACAATGCGCTGGGCCAAGCCTTCCACAATGGCGGTCTTGCCCACGCCAGGCTCGCCAATCAGCACGGGGTTGTTTTTGCTGCGACGCTGTAGCACTTGTATGGCGCGGCGTATTTCATCGTCACGGCCAATCACAGGGTCTAGCTTGCCTTGGCGTGCACGCTCGGTCAGGTCTAGTGTGTATTTTTTGAGTGCTTCGCGCTGTGTTTCAGCTTCTGGACTGTCTACACGCTGACCACCACGAATGCCGTCAATGGCCTGGTCTAATGCGCTGCGACTCAGACCGTGCTTGCGCACCAGGTCACCCGTGGCACTTTTGTGGTCTGCCAATGCGGTCAAAAACAACTCGCTGGCCACATATTGGTCGCCACGCTTGATGGCATCTTTTTCGGCTTGTTGCAGCAGCGTCAGCAAGTCGCGCCCTACCTGTACTTGCTCTTGGCCTTGTACTTGCGGCATGGCTTTGATGAATTTGTCAGCCGCCTCGCTCAGCGCATTGACTTGCACGCCAGCGCGCTGTAGCAATGAGCCTGGCCCATCGGTCTGGCGCAGCATGGCTTGCAGCACGTGCACGGGCTCTATGTAGGCATGGTCGTTGCCCAAGGCCAAACTTTGGGCGTCAGATAAGGCTTCTTGAAATTTAGTCGTCAGTTTGTCAGCGCGCATGGCGTTTGTCCTCCGTTACCTGTGGGCAAAGCCCTTTGATCTATGAGTTGGTATATGGAGTGACTACGCGCAGTTTCAAGAGGCTTTGCTGCGCACTTGGGCATTAGCCGCAACAAGCTTGATGCAGGTCAAGTGCCAGCGTTGCGCGCCTCTATGCCCCAGCGGGCCAGAGCCGCGTCATCGGCCTCGCGGGCGTCTACCCAGCTGGCACCCGTGCCTGTGTGCTCTTTTTCCAAAATGGCGCTTGCGTCTTCAGGTAGTCCATTAAAAACTCGCAGGCCTGAAACGACTGGTGCCTGTGCGTAGACGTAACAGCCACCAACACAATTTGGTCCATCAAGGCCAGCTCGCCCACACGGTGAATGACCACCGCATCAAACATATCAAAACGTGCCTTGGCCTGCACCACCATGGCCTCTATGGCCTTTTCGGTCATGCCCGGATAGTGCTCAAGCGTCATACCTTGCACAGCCGGCGCGTGTGCGTCTTGCTTGCTCCACTCCCGCACAGTCCCTACAAAAGAGCATAAAGCCCCCACAGAACCGTTGTTGGCCCTGAGCTTGGCCAGCTCAGTGCTGACGTCAAAATCTTGCGTTTGTATGCGTACAGTCATGGCCTTGAATATGTAGTGTGTTGTGGTGTGCTGCGCTTGGACGCTAGCCGCCAGTCACAGGTGGGAAAAACGCCACCTCGTCACCAGCGGACACGCTGTGACCTGGGTCCACAATGGCGTGATTCACCGCGATGCGCAGCACCTGATCTGCAGCCAGGGCTTGCGCCCAGGGCTGACCCATCGCGACCAGCGCTTGGCGTACCTCACCAGCCGTCGCCGGCACGGCAACCCCTGCAGGCCACGCCTCGTCTGCCCTACCAATAGCTTCTCGAACGCCTGCAAAGTATTTCAACGTAATGGTCATAGCCTGTCCTGTTTAGCCTATCCACTGTGACATGGGCACAAATGAGACTGTGTCGCCAGCGGCAATAACCTTGCCCGGCGGGTTGTCTACAAAGCCGTCTGCCCATGCCACCGAGGTCAGCACGCCTGAGCTTTGGTTAGGGTACAAATCAAGTCCGCCTTGCGCGTCGCGCTTAACGCGCAAAAACTCACGGCGTTTGTCTGGCTTGGGCCAGTCAAAATGTGCCACCGCAGCTTGCGCCACCACACCGGTAGACGGTATGCCCAGCATGCGCTCAATAAAGGGGCGCACCAACACCACAAAGGTCACGAAGCTAGACACAGGATTGCCTGGCAACCCCACAAAGTGGGCAAAGTCCGAGCTGCTGCTGCGGTGAATACGGCCATAAGCAAATGGCTTACCCGGCTTGATGGCCATGCCCACAAGTCCAAAGAGCCCAGGCTTTCAACCGAGGGTTTGACATGGTCTTCCTCACCCACACTCACACCACCAGTGCTGACAATCAAATCGTGCTCAGCTGCAGCTTGCTGCATGGCCGCTTTGGTCTGTGCCAACGTGTCTGCCACGATTGCCAGTTCAGTGACCTGTGCACCCAAACGCTTGAGCAAAGTGGTTAAAAAGAAACCGTTAGAGCTGAATATGGCACCAGGTGGCAAAGCGTTGGCAGCCACTG
It encodes the following:
- a CDS encoding MoaD/ThiS family protein encodes the protein MTITLKYFAGVREAIGRADEAWPAGVAVPATAGEVRQALVAMGQPWAQALAADQVLRIAVNHAIVDPGHSVSAGDEVAFFPPVTGG